A DNA window from Danio aesculapii chromosome 1, fDanAes4.1, whole genome shotgun sequence contains the following coding sequences:
- the ildr1a gene encoding LOW QUALITY PROTEIN: immunoglobulin-like domain-containing receptor 1a (The sequence of the model RefSeq protein was modified relative to this genomic sequence to represent the inferred CDS: deleted 1 base in 1 codon): MMRRMFRCVLLLSVLISDVVSIQVILTNQQMSTTLFTTVTLRCDYSTSAQPQNVLVTWVYKSFCKDPVLDYYSAAYQSALQLGQNPANDCQDSQRTIRTVAQKLGTNEAVLGAEYRDRKIYIQNKADLVIKEVMWWDNGVYYCKVDAPGDTIGDPDQEMNLIVYNWLTVLLMIIGALLLIILFCICCCQCCPQKCCCYVRCPCCPQTCCCPEKAVMQHRLMKEAQKAMTPWMNGQPLYAPMSNHSSSYQMNPLLYAGSAAGKGPMTPLPLPPPQMPVTQMPLMQMPPPSMHGNGSAHGTNQVLDYLENQMRGIDVNSPLLPPPPQHVPQHVPFSAGPPSMLSGLEDGPATRPRGHPHTHSSGSSAYGPRRGPPVSLPRSYSQEDVLEGRRGPGAHRPRSRSRDDLLHSGPQYSPARRGSWSSADEGSRRGPWGGREYEPGKKPAKRPERFSDKGSRSGNSIII; the protein is encoded by the exons ATGATGAGGAGAATGTTCAGGTGTGTGCTGCTGCTGAGTGTGCTGATCTCAG ATGTTGTGTCTATCCAGGTGATTCTGACCAATCAGCAGATGAGCACGACTCTCTTCACGACGGTGACGCTGCGCTGTGATTACTCCACCTCCGCTCAGCCGCAGAATGTTCTGGTCACCTGGGTTTACAAGTCCTTCTGCAAAGACCCCGTGCTGGACTACTACTCTGCAG CGTATCAGTCTGCTCTGCAGCTGGGTCAGAACCCTGCCAATGACTGCCAGGACTCGCAGCGCACCATCCGGACAGTGGCTCAGAAACTGGGCACCAATGAGGCGGTGCTGGGGGCCGAATACCGGGACCGCAAGATCTACATCCAGAACA aggCGGACCTGGTGATCAAAGAGGTGATGTGGTGGGATAACGGTGTGTATTACTGTAAAGTGGACGCGCCTGGAGACACCATCGGAGACCCCGACCAGGAGATGAACCTCATCGTCTACA actggCTGACGGTGCTCCTGATGATCATCGGTGCTCTGCTCCTCATCATCCTCTTCTGCATCTGCTGCTGCCAGTGCTGCCCACAGAAGTGCTGCTGTTACGTGCGCTGCCCGTGCTGCCCGCAGACCTGCTGCTGCCCAGAGAAAG cTGTGATGCAGCACCGGCTGATGAAGGAGGCGCAGAAGGCCATGACGCCCTGGATGAACGGGCAGCCGCTGTACGCCCCCATGAGCAACCACAGCTCCAGCTACCAGATGAACCCGCTGCTGTACGCAG GCTCCGCTGCAGGTAAGGGCCCCATGACGCCACTGCCACTGCCGCCTCCGCAGATGCCCGTCACACAGATGCCCCTCATGCAGATGCCCCCTCCCAGCATGCACGGCAATGGCAGTGCCCATGGCACCAATCAGGTCCTGGACTACCTGGAGAACCAGATGCGGGGCATAGACGTGAACAGCCCGCTCCTG CCCCCCCCGCCGCAGCATGTGCCCCAGCATGTACCCTTCTCTGCCGGGCCTCCCAGCATGCTCTCTGGGCTGGAGGACGGCCCCGCAACACGACCCCGCGGCCACCCTCACACACACTCCAGCGGCTCCTCAGCTTACGGCCCACGCCGCGGCCCCCCTGTCTCGCTCCCACGCAGCTACAGCCAGGAGGATGTGTTGGAGGGCCGCAGAGGCCCTGGAGCCCACAGACCCCGTTCACGCTCCAGAGACGATCTGCTGCACAGTGGCCCTCAGTACAGTCCGGCCCGCCGCGGCTCCTGGAGCTCCGCTGATGAGGGTAGCCGGCGTGGGCCATGGGGGGGCAGGGAGTATGAGCCCGGGAAGAAGCCAGCGAAGCGACCCGAGAGATTCTCT GATAAGGGCTCTCGCAGTGGGAACAGCATCATCATCTGA
- the LOC130234091 gene encoding immunoglobulin-like domain-containing receptor 2: protein MPTMVPITPPSLIEPYLSSAVSMENGSAERSGFHLQPVPDHSSLKMLQYVEKQLAEFNPSHTPSICADSCAVSELSSLHHAEADFRQSYRHIQKKALPALPDPGDPADLRKLDLSPAREGRYLHQHRNQENPRWNPRSEHLQRKVCVERRRSGSVELEEFALGYTPRGRRHTPQGEHTLEDDEEQKRQREQELDQYTLHSSKHQSPNISPARRLPTPPPVPGERPECWENNEPGARDQRVLGSRYNDALLSRLLERKTNAALSGSPTAGRTEASDSNSRKSSERLQNSRTRSPCQQMGDSGDKHTHLSRDKHTHLSGDQHTHPSTPQEQNRPRKVSTLLSRDSLVV from the exons ATGCCCACGATGGTGCCCATCACACCACCCTCCCTCATTGAGCCATACCTGTCCAGTGCAGTGTCAATGGAGAATGGCTCGGCAG AGCGGAGCGGTTTCCATCTCCAGCCTGTGCCAGATCACAGTTCTCTGAAGATGCTGCAGTACGTGGAGAAACAGTTGGCGGAGTTCAATCCGTCACACACACCAAGCATCTGTGCAGACT CCTGCGCTGTGTCTGAGCTGAGTTCATTACACCATGCAGAGGCCGACTTCCGTCAGAGCTATCGACACATTCAAAAGAAGGCTCTGCCGGCCCTCCCTGACCCCGGTGACCCAGCTGACCTGCGGAAGCTGGATTTATCTCCCGCTCGTGAGGGAAGATACCTGCATCAGCACAGGAATCAGGAGAACCCCAG GTGGAACCCTCGCTCGGAGCACCTGCAGAGGAAGGTGTGTGTGGAGCGCAGGCGCAGTGGCTCTGTGGAGCTGGAGGAGTTCGCTCTGGGTTACACACCGCGAGGAAGACGACATACACCACAGGGAGAACACACACTCGAGGACGACGAAGAACAGAAGCGCCAGCGGGAGCAAGAGCTGGACCAATATACACTACACTCTTCCAAACACCAGTCTCCAAACATCAGTCCCGCCAGACGCCTGCCCACCCCTCCACCTGTACCTGGAGAAAGACCCGAGTGTTGGGAGAATAATGAGCCGGGAGCGCGGGACCAGAGGGTGCTGGGGAGCAGATATAATGATGCCCTCCTCAGCAGATTACTGGAGCGGAAAACTAACGCTGCGCTGAGCGGCTCTCCAACCGCAGGACGCACTGAAGCCTCGGACTCGAACTCCAGAAAGAGCAGCGAGCGACTCCAGAACAGCAGAACCCGGTCGCCCTGCCAGCAGATGGGGGACAGTggagataaacacacacacctgagcagagacaaacacacacacctgagcgGAGACCAACACACACACCCGAGCACACCGCAGGAGCAGAACCGGCCTCGGAAAGTG AGCACTCTTCTCAGCAGAGACTCGCTTGTAGTGTGA
- the tmem39a gene encoding transmembrane protein 39A, whose protein sequence is MPGGRRGPSRQQLSRSALPSLQTLVGGGLSNGAGLRCRSSSAVGLSAPPLTALITPEPVRHSRIPDLPLDSNLLFETLLLLYLLVALFVQYINIYRTVWWSSYSQPTASTSLNFHLMDAHLAVFIAVMLSRRLVWTLLSEVCVACPASPLCYVLLLAVRVCVLTLCGWVLCWTLLNLFRSHSVLKLLFLGYPFGVYVPLCCLHQDGSPSPAADCSFADADGADGALLRPRDFLKLLRENLRQQLSGVHTHTHTHTCPPSPELIRSEVQQLKTDFNRRIKEVLFNSLLSAYYVAFLPLCFVKSTQYYDMRWSCEHLIMVWINAFVMLMSHLLPPHYCDLLHRCAAHLGRWQRLEPGSCSNTPQHTWSDSTIWPQGVLVRHSRCLYKAVGPYNVALPSDVSHARFYFLFHKPLRLLNLLIGIECSVVVYQLYSLLRSERWNHTLSLGLILVCNYYVLFKLLRDRLVLGKAYSHPLGSAGLGMKRD, encoded by the exons ATGCCCGGGGGCCGCAGGGGCCCCAGTAGACAGCAGCTGAGCCGCTCCGCACTGCCGTCGCTGCAGACTCTGGTGGGCGGTGGCCTGAGTAATGGGGCGGGGCTTCGCTGCAG gagCAGTAGTGCGGTGGGTCTGTCGGCTCCGCCCCTCACCGCCCTCATCACCCCTGAGCCGGTCCGTCACTCCCGCATCCCGGATCTCCCTCTGGACAGTAACCTGCTGTTCGAGACGCTGCTGCTCCTCTACCTGCTGGTGGCGCTGTTCGTCCAGTACATCAACATCTACAGGACGGTGTGGTGGTCCTCCTACAGCCAGCCCACCGCCTCCACATcactg AACTTCCACCTGATGGACGCTCACCTGGCCGTGTTCATCGCAGTGATGCTGTCCCGCAGGCTGGTGTGGACGCTGTtgtcagag gtgtgtgtggCGTGTCCGGCGTCTCCGCTGTGTTACGTGCTCCTGCTggcagtgcgtgtgtgtgtgttgacgcTGTGCGGCTGGGTTCTGTGCTGGACGCTGCTCAACCTCTTCAGGAGCCACTCGGTGCTGAAGCTGCTGTTCCTGGGATACCC gttcgGTGTGTATGTGCCGCTGTGCTGCCTCCATCAGGATGGCTCTCCGTCTCCCGCCGCCGACTGCAGTTTTGCGGATGCGGACGGGGCAGACGGGGCGCTGCTGCGGCCGAGAGACTTCCTGAAGCTGCTGCGGGAGAACCTGCGCCAACAGCTCAGcggcgtgcacacacacacgcacacacacacctgcccgCCCTCACCTGAGCTCATCCGCAGCGAGGTGCAGCAGCTCAAGACCGACTTCAACCGCCGCATCAAGGAGGTTCTGTTCAACTCACTGCTCAGCGCGTACTATGTGGCCTTCCTGCCGCTCTGCTTCGTcaag agCACACAGTACTATGACATGCGCTGGTCCTGTGAGCACCTGATCATGGTGTGGATCAACGCGTTCGTGATGCTGATGAGTCACCTGCTGCCGCCGCATTACTGTGACCTGCTGCACCGCTGCGCCGCTCACCTGGGGAGATGGCAGAGGCTGGAGCCCGGATCCTGCAGCAACACCCCACAGCACAC ctggtCCGACAGCACCATCTGGCCGCAGGGAGTTCTGGTCCGCCACAGCCGCTGCCTCTATAAAGCCGTCGGCCCGTATAACGTGGCTCTGCCCTCTGACGTCTCGCACGCACGCTTCTAC tTCCTCTTCCACAAGCCGCTGCGGCTGCTGAATCTGCTGATCGGGATCGAGTGCAGTGTGGTGGTGTATCAGCTGTACTCTCTGCTGCGCTCCGAGCGCTGGAATCACACACTCTCGCTCGGCCTGATCCTCGTCTGCAACTATTACGTGCTGTTCAAGCTGCTGCGCGACCGGCTGGTACTGGGCAAGGCGTACTCGCACCCGCTGGGCAGCGCCGGCCTGGGCATGAAGAGGGACTGA